Proteins co-encoded in one Dyella japonica A8 genomic window:
- a CDS encoding NADPH-dependent FMN reductase produces MKLLAISGSARHDSTNTALLRAMKRLAPEGVEVSVFHRLDSLPVFSPDAEGERTPVAVLRFLERVAQADGIIISSPEYVRAIPGGMKNAIDWMVSRLEVIGKPIALAHASHRGDEMLASLRTVLATVSDGFLSQVFLRTPLVGKSPAEVDVMMSEPDQAAQVIGFLSELATAIRAG; encoded by the coding sequence ATGAAGCTTCTGGCCATCTCCGGCAGCGCACGCCATGACTCCACCAACACCGCCCTGCTGAGGGCGATGAAGCGCCTTGCACCCGAGGGTGTGGAGGTATCCGTCTTCCATCGCCTGGACAGCTTGCCGGTCTTCTCGCCGGATGCCGAGGGAGAACGAACACCGGTGGCGGTGCTTCGGTTCCTGGAACGGGTGGCCCAGGCCGATGGCATCATCATTTCCAGCCCGGAGTATGTGCGCGCGATTCCCGGCGGCATGAAGAACGCCATCGACTGGATGGTGTCGCGCCTGGAGGTCATCGGCAAACCCATCGCGCTCGCCCATGCATCCCATCGTGGGGACGAGATGCTGGCGTCGTTGCGCACCGTGCTTGCCACCGTCAGCGATGGTTTCCTGAGTCAGGTGTTCCTGCGTACTCCCCTGGTCGGCAAGTCGCCGGCCGAGGTGGACGTGATGATGAGCGAGCCTGACCAGGCCGCGCAGGTCATCGGATTCCTGTCGGAGCTTGCAACGGCCATCCGTGCAGGCTAG
- a CDS encoding HAD family hydrolase yields the protein MAAQDALPSWNDGASRQQIESFVRKVTTPGSPDYVEPAKRIAVFDNDGTLWTEQPVYAEVFFALDQVKAQSPQHPEWKTTEPFKSALAGDMKGLAATGEKGALELVAATHAGMTTDEFARRVNQWVSTARHPKTHRVFTEMVYQPMLELLHYLRDNGFKIYIVSGGGQDFMRAWAEAVYGIPPEQVIGSEGELTYEWRDGQPVLLKQPKVALVDDHAGKPVGIERFIGRKPIFAFGNSDGDQQMLEWTMSGDGARFAGLVHHTDADREYAYDRQSKVGTLDKALDEAGAKGWTVVDMKKEWKVIYPAERQ from the coding sequence ATGGCGGCGCAGGATGCGTTGCCCTCCTGGAACGATGGGGCCAGCAGGCAGCAGATCGAAAGTTTCGTCAGGAAAGTCACGACGCCGGGATCCCCCGACTACGTAGAGCCGGCCAAACGCATCGCCGTGTTCGACAACGACGGCACCTTGTGGACCGAGCAGCCGGTGTATGCCGAGGTGTTCTTCGCGCTGGACCAGGTCAAGGCGCAGTCGCCCCAGCACCCCGAATGGAAAACCACCGAGCCGTTCAAGTCCGCGCTCGCGGGCGACATGAAGGGGCTCGCCGCCACCGGCGAGAAAGGCGCCCTCGAGTTGGTGGCGGCTACCCACGCCGGCATGACCACCGACGAATTCGCCCGTCGCGTCAACCAATGGGTATCTACCGCACGCCATCCGAAGACGCACCGCGTCTTCACCGAGATGGTCTACCAGCCCATGCTGGAACTGCTGCACTACCTGCGCGACAACGGCTTCAAGATCTACATCGTGTCCGGCGGCGGGCAGGACTTCATGCGCGCCTGGGCCGAGGCGGTGTACGGCATTCCACCGGAACAGGTGATCGGCAGCGAAGGCGAACTCACCTACGAGTGGCGGGATGGCCAGCCGGTGCTCCTGAAGCAGCCCAAGGTCGCCCTCGTGGATGACCACGCCGGCAAGCCGGTGGGCATCGAGCGCTTTATCGGCCGCAAGCCCATCTTCGCCTTCGGCAACTCCGACGGCGACCAGCAGATGCTCGAGTGGACGATGTCCGGCGACGGCGCGCGCTTTGCCGGTCTTGTTCATCACACCGATGCCGATCGCGAATACGCCTACGACCGCCAGTCGAAGGTAGGCACGCTGGACAAGGCGCTGGACGAAGCCGGTGCCAAGGGTTGGACCGTGGTGGACATGAAGAAAGAGTGGAAGGTGATCTACCCGGCAGAAAGGCAGTAA
- a CDS encoding arylsulfatase, whose product MFRPWQRSTLLKSLTTVVTTALLVVAAVTIQPPVVKAQPAQDSQEQSSDNGKPNILVIFGDDVGISNLSAYGMGVVGYRTPNIDRIAREGMLFTDYYGENSCTAGRSTFITGQTVLRTGLSKVGMPGAKAGLQDRDVTIAQALKGMGYATGQFGKNHLGDRDEYLPTKHGFDEYFGNLYHLNAEEEPERPYWPSNDPAFLKVYNPRGVIHSFADGKVQDTGPLNVKRMETIDDETTGAAIGYIQKQAQAKQPFFVWMNFTRMHMFTHVRPEYEGKGGLGKGHNYADGMWEMDQNVGKLLKTLDDAGITKNTIVIFTTDNGPNFFSWPDAANSPFRSEKDSNWEGAFRVPAMIRWPGHIRPNTVSNALISGLDWFPTLVAAAGDSDIANKLLKGTSIGGKTFKVHLDGYNFLPYLTGKTNTSPRNEFFYFDDDAQLVAVRWDPMEPGGVRPDAWKDVFCEQRAPGSLQIWSEPFTCLRLPKLYNLRMDPYERADIGQTNGYYQWMTENAYVVIEGNMRAARFLQTFKDYPPSQTPDSFTIDKAVEQLKMQLQKEGK is encoded by the coding sequence ATGTTTCGCCCGTGGCAGCGCAGTACCTTGCTGAAATCACTGACTACCGTCGTCACGACAGCCTTGCTCGTCGTGGCTGCGGTGACCATCCAACCCCCTGTCGTCAAAGCACAGCCAGCGCAGGATTCGCAGGAGCAGTCATCCGACAACGGAAAGCCGAACATCCTCGTCATCTTTGGCGATGACGTGGGCATCTCGAACCTGAGCGCCTACGGTATGGGCGTGGTCGGCTACCGCACGCCGAACATCGACCGCATCGCCCGCGAGGGCATGCTCTTCACCGACTACTACGGTGAAAACAGCTGTACGGCAGGTCGTTCGACCTTCATCACGGGCCAGACGGTGCTGCGTACCGGCCTGTCCAAGGTGGGCATGCCCGGCGCGAAGGCGGGCCTGCAGGATCGTGACGTGACGATTGCTCAAGCGCTCAAGGGCATGGGCTATGCCACGGGTCAGTTCGGCAAGAACCATCTGGGTGATCGTGATGAGTACCTGCCGACCAAGCACGGCTTTGACGAGTATTTCGGCAATCTGTATCACCTCAATGCCGAGGAAGAGCCCGAGCGCCCGTACTGGCCGTCGAATGATCCGGCCTTCCTGAAGGTCTATAACCCGCGCGGCGTGATTCACTCCTTCGCCGACGGCAAGGTTCAGGATACCGGTCCGCTGAACGTCAAGCGCATGGAAACGATTGACGATGAGACCACGGGTGCCGCGATTGGCTACATCCAGAAGCAGGCACAGGCCAAGCAACCTTTCTTTGTGTGGATGAACTTCACGCGCATGCATATGTTCACGCACGTGCGGCCGGAGTACGAAGGCAAGGGTGGCCTGGGCAAGGGCCATAACTATGCCGATGGCATGTGGGAGATGGACCAGAACGTCGGCAAGCTGCTGAAGACGCTGGACGATGCGGGCATCACCAAGAACACCATCGTGATCTTCACCACCGACAACGGTCCCAACTTCTTCAGCTGGCCGGACGCGGCGAACTCGCCGTTCCGCAGCGAGAAAGACTCGAACTGGGAAGGTGCCTTCCGCGTACCGGCCATGATCCGCTGGCCGGGTCATATCCGTCCCAACACGGTAAGCAATGCGCTGATCTCCGGCCTGGACTGGTTTCCCACCCTGGTGGCGGCCGCAGGCGATAGCGACATCGCGAACAAGCTGCTGAAGGGCACCAGCATCGGTGGTAAGACGTTCAAGGTCCATCTGGACGGGTACAACTTCCTGCCCTACCTGACGGGTAAGACCAATACCAGTCCCCGCAATGAGTTCTTCTATTTCGACGACGATGCCCAGTTGGTAGCTGTTCGTTGGGATCCGATGGAGCCGGGTGGCGTCCGCCCCGATGCCTGGAAGGACGTATTCTGCGAACAGCGGGCACCGGGCAGCTTGCAGATTTGGTCTGAACCCTTCACCTGCCTGCGTCTGCCCAAGCTCTACAACTTGCGCATGGATCCCTATGAGCGAGCGGATATCGGTCAGACAAACGGCTACTACCAGTGGATGACCGAGAACGCTTACGTGGTCATCGAGGGCAATATGCGTGCGGCACGATTCCTTCAGACCTTCAAGGACTATCCGCCGAGCCAGACGCCGGATTCCTTCACCATCGACAAGGCCGTTGAGCAGCTGAAGATGCAGCTGCAGAAGGAAGGTAAGTAG
- a CDS encoding fused MFS/spermidine synthase — MSSTTGGAAALLFGSGAASLVYQLLWIKQLSLVVGVEVYAVTVAVSAFFGGLAIGGAWFGRRADEIAHPLRLYAWLEGGVALLAVMATVLLAHSAALFAQLELHVGWLAWLLPFALVGAPAIAMGGTLPVLVRATARHSVAAAGGRLYAANTAGAIAGVLLAPFVLLPALGVLGSALAAAAINGLVAVVALALDRRRPSATPSVTAETALPLRSARLALSLYAIAGGIALGYEVIWSQTVVQFMSTRAFAFAMMLAVYLLGLMAGSAIYARFADRVRNAWAAFGVLIALAGLVALLQVGLLGAWLPALQATLAEVATSLTGSRLVAMCTRFAVAAAALVLLPTLLLGAAFPAVLRLSAQPERSGRGIGLAVALNTLGGIAGTALTGFVLVPAFGLVRSLALLALAAGVVGLMAAFAGTGSRGRSRWAVVGVCLGTLAVAVLMPPQKMAQLLAQARGGDITFYQESRGGTVAVLAQGQGNNRFHRLYIQGVSNSGDTLPSQRYMRLQALLPLLIHRGEPRSALVIGFGTGITAGALSQYPGLTTRVCAELLPAVVQAHAQFNGNYGAGADPGLEVRLRDGRRELLASGQAYDMITLEPPPPSAAGVVNLYSRDFYQLAAKRLAPGGLLAQWLPLPTQNDEDSRAMVRAFLDAFPHATLWTTELHEMLLVGSLDPIELDATQIAQRFNQPSVARALGEVGVGSPEALLATWVTDRAGLERYAGDTPPVTDDRPSIEYATWVRRNELVRVLPELVRLRVEPPLHGANPELIEAMRRQRDVLFTFYAAGLAAYQGDRDQWSEAMGMVMQADGQNPYYRWIAGDAQ; from the coding sequence GTGTCGTCGACAACGGGTGGGGCCGCTGCGCTGCTCTTCGGTTCGGGCGCAGCATCGCTGGTGTACCAGTTGCTCTGGATCAAACAGCTTTCGCTGGTGGTCGGCGTCGAGGTCTACGCCGTCACCGTTGCCGTCAGTGCATTCTTCGGAGGACTCGCCATCGGTGGCGCCTGGTTCGGCCGCAGGGCTGACGAGATAGCGCACCCGTTGCGGCTTTATGCCTGGCTGGAAGGCGGTGTCGCGTTGCTGGCCGTCATGGCGACCGTGTTGCTGGCGCATAGCGCCGCGCTGTTCGCGCAGCTTGAGCTGCATGTCGGCTGGCTGGCCTGGTTGCTGCCTTTTGCGCTGGTCGGCGCGCCGGCGATAGCCATGGGTGGCACCTTGCCGGTGCTGGTGCGTGCCACCGCGCGCCACAGCGTGGCGGCGGCCGGCGGCCGGCTCTACGCGGCCAATACGGCCGGCGCCATCGCCGGTGTGCTGCTCGCGCCCTTCGTGCTCCTGCCAGCGCTTGGCGTGTTGGGTTCGGCGTTGGCGGCCGCGGCCATCAATGGGCTGGTGGCGGTGGTGGCGCTGGCGCTGGATCGGCGGCGCCCGTCCGCCACGCCATCGGTGACGGCCGAAACCGCGTTGCCGCTGCGTTCCGCGCGGCTGGCGCTGAGCTTGTACGCCATCGCCGGTGGCATCGCGTTGGGCTACGAGGTGATCTGGTCGCAGACCGTCGTACAGTTCATGAGCACGCGCGCGTTCGCGTTCGCCATGATGCTGGCGGTCTACCTGCTGGGTTTGATGGCGGGCAGTGCAATCTATGCGCGCTTCGCCGATCGGGTACGCAACGCGTGGGCTGCCTTCGGCGTCCTGATTGCATTGGCCGGCCTGGTCGCCTTGCTGCAGGTTGGCTTGCTCGGTGCCTGGTTGCCGGCTCTGCAGGCGACGCTGGCCGAGGTCGCTACCTCGCTCACGGGGAGTCGGCTGGTGGCCATGTGCACACGCTTCGCGGTGGCGGCTGCCGCGCTGGTGTTGCTGCCGACCTTGTTGCTCGGCGCTGCGTTTCCCGCCGTGCTCCGCCTGTCGGCGCAGCCGGAGCGCAGTGGTCGTGGCATCGGCTTGGCGGTGGCGCTCAATACCCTGGGTGGCATCGCGGGTACGGCCTTGACCGGTTTCGTGCTGGTGCCGGCGTTCGGACTGGTGCGGTCGCTGGCGCTGCTGGCCTTGGCGGCCGGCGTGGTGGGCCTGATGGCCGCGTTTGCCGGTACCGGCTCGCGTGGACGTTCGCGCTGGGCCGTCGTGGGCGTCTGCCTTGGCACGTTGGCGGTGGCGGTGCTCATGCCGCCGCAGAAGATGGCGCAGCTGCTGGCCCAGGCGCGCGGCGGCGATATCACGTTCTATCAGGAAAGCCGCGGCGGCACCGTGGCCGTGCTGGCACAGGGGCAGGGGAACAACCGCTTCCATCGCCTGTATATCCAGGGCGTGTCCAACTCGGGCGACACCTTGCCGTCGCAACGTTATATGCGTCTGCAGGCACTGTTGCCGCTCCTCATCCATCGCGGCGAGCCGCGCTCGGCCTTGGTGATCGGGTTCGGCACGGGCATTACGGCCGGTGCGCTGTCGCAGTATCCGGGGCTGACGACGCGTGTGTGCGCGGAATTGCTGCCTGCGGTCGTGCAGGCGCATGCGCAGTTCAACGGCAACTATGGTGCGGGCGCTGATCCCGGGCTTGAGGTCCGCCTGCGTGACGGCCGCCGTGAACTGCTGGCGAGCGGGCAGGCCTACGACATGATTACGCTGGAGCCACCACCGCCCTCGGCGGCCGGCGTGGTCAACCTCTATTCCCGCGACTTCTACCAGCTGGCCGCAAAACGCCTTGCACCGGGAGGCCTGTTGGCGCAATGGCTGCCTCTGCCGACGCAGAACGACGAGGATTCGCGCGCCATGGTGCGTGCCTTCCTCGATGCGTTCCCCCACGCCACGCTGTGGACCACCGAGCTGCATGAAATGCTGCTGGTCGGCTCCCTTGACCCCATCGAACTGGACGCGACGCAGATCGCGCAACGCTTCAACCAGCCGTCTGTCGCCCGTGCGCTTGGCGAGGTCGGCGTGGGCTCGCCCGAAGCGCTGCTCGCCACCTGGGTGACCGATCGCGCCGGACTCGAGCGTTACGCGGGCGACACCCCGCCGGTGACCGACGATCGTCCGAGCATCGAATACGCCACCTGGGTGCGGCGCAACGAACTGGTGCGCGTACTGCCCGAGCTGGTGAGGCTGCGTGTCGAGCCGCCGCTGCACGGCGCGAACCCGGAACTGATCGAAGCCATGCGCCGCCAACGCGATGTGCTGTTCACCTTCTACGCCGCGGGCCTGGCCGCCTATCAGGGTGATCGCGACCAGTGGTCCGAGGCCATGGGCATGGTCATGCAGGCCGATGGCCAGAACCCTTATTACCGATGGATCGCCGGCGATGCTCAGTAA
- a CDS encoding AAA family ATPase: MNAREAVSTLQTQMETSIIGQRDLIRQMIVGLLANGHLLLESLPGLAKTRAVKSMARHLDTEMRRIQFTPDLLPSDITGTEVLHQQGGQNVFQFQPGPIFGNVILADEINRAPAKVQAALLEAMEERQITVAGTTHKMSDLFIVMATQNPIEQEGTYPLPEAQLDRFLLKVLVDYPDRDSEIGVLELVRSEEVGGPSGSAGASTQRIEPASIFAARGEIHGVHVAPAIEQYIMALVDATRHADRYDTTLATWIQIGSSPRGGIALERTARVHAWLEGRDHVTPDDVRAMVHPVLRHRIMLSYDASAEGVRADQVIDRILERVAVPA; this comes from the coding sequence ATGAACGCCAGAGAGGCCGTTTCAACCCTGCAGACGCAGATGGAAACATCCATCATCGGGCAGCGCGACCTGATCCGTCAGATGATCGTGGGCCTGCTGGCCAACGGACACCTGTTGCTGGAAAGCCTGCCCGGCCTCGCCAAGACCCGCGCGGTGAAGAGCATGGCCAGGCATCTGGACACCGAAATGCGCCGCATCCAGTTCACGCCCGACCTGCTCCCGTCGGACATCACCGGCACCGAAGTGCTGCATCAGCAGGGCGGGCAGAACGTCTTCCAGTTCCAGCCGGGGCCCATCTTCGGCAACGTCATTCTGGCCGACGAGATCAACCGTGCGCCGGCCAAGGTGCAGGCCGCGTTGCTCGAAGCCATGGAGGAGCGGCAGATCACCGTGGCGGGCACCACGCACAAGATGTCCGACCTGTTCATCGTGATGGCGACGCAGAACCCCATCGAGCAGGAGGGCACCTACCCCTTGCCTGAGGCGCAGCTCGACCGCTTCCTGCTGAAGGTGCTGGTGGATTATCCCGACCGCGACAGCGAGATCGGCGTGCTCGAACTGGTGCGCAGCGAAGAGGTGGGCGGTCCGTCCGGGAGCGCTGGCGCATCCACGCAGCGCATCGAGCCCGCCAGCATCTTCGCGGCACGGGGCGAGATCCACGGCGTGCACGTGGCGCCAGCCATCGAGCAATACATCATGGCCCTGGTCGACGCCACGCGACACGCGGACCGCTACGACACGACGCTGGCGACATGGATCCAGATCGGCTCCAGCCCCCGTGGCGGCATCGCGCTGGAGCGCACCGCGCGCGTCCATGCATGGCTGGAAGGCCGTGACCACGTCACGCCGGACGACGTGCGCGCCATGGTTCATCCCGTGCTTCGTCACCGCATCATGCTTTCCTATGACGCCAGCGCCGAGGGTGTTCGTGCCGATCAGGTGATCGACAGGATTCTGGAACGGGTCGCCGTGCCGGCCTGA
- a CDS encoding DUF58 domain-containing protein codes for MSTVKASDIGTVYVTPAHLARMEYDARRLRATPHRPHHSVLAGRHASRLRGRGLNFEEIRAYVPGDDIRHLDWKVSLRVGHAMVRSYTEERDRPALFVVDQRMSMFYGTRRAMKSVVAAEVAALGAWMSFQAGDRAGAVVFDDSQIHSVRARRSRSSVQAVLGALAQSNQALRADSPARINPAQLDGALRAALHLATHDYLVCIVSDFLGADEQTLQLIRELATHNDVVAVLVFDPSARAVPDNGKIVVTEGELQVELDFGRKTIREPLSAMFDQRLQQTVALVQRCGVPTLAIDTEQPTLLQMARMLGHFAQMRG; via the coding sequence ATGAGCACGGTGAAAGCCAGTGACATCGGCACGGTCTACGTCACTCCCGCGCATCTGGCGCGCATGGAGTACGACGCGCGTCGCCTGCGGGCCACGCCGCATCGCCCCCACCACAGCGTGCTCGCGGGCCGGCATGCGTCGCGCCTGCGCGGGCGCGGACTGAATTTCGAGGAAATACGGGCCTACGTGCCGGGCGACGACATCCGCCATCTCGACTGGAAGGTTTCCCTGCGCGTGGGACATGCCATGGTGCGGTCGTACACCGAGGAGCGCGACCGGCCCGCGTTGTTCGTGGTGGATCAGCGCATGTCGATGTTCTATGGCACCCGTCGCGCGATGAAGTCGGTGGTGGCGGCGGAAGTTGCCGCGCTGGGCGCCTGGATGAGTTTCCAGGCGGGTGACCGTGCGGGCGCCGTGGTGTTCGACGACAGCCAGATCCACAGCGTGCGTGCGCGCCGCAGCCGCTCCAGCGTGCAAGCGGTGCTGGGCGCATTGGCGCAGAGCAATCAGGCGTTGCGCGCCGACAGCCCCGCGCGCATCAATCCCGCGCAGCTGGATGGAGCGCTGCGTGCGGCCTTGCATCTGGCAACCCATGACTACCTGGTCTGCATCGTGAGCGATTTTCTTGGTGCGGACGAACAGACCCTGCAGCTCATCCGCGAGCTGGCGACGCACAACGATGTCGTCGCCGTGCTGGTGTTCGATCCCTCGGCGCGCGCCGTGCCCGACAACGGCAAGATCGTGGTGACCGAGGGCGAGTTGCAGGTCGAGCTGGATTTCGGTCGCAAGACCATTCGCGAGCCGCTCAGCGCCATGTTCGACCAGCGCCTGCAGCAGACGGTGGCACTGGTGCAGCGCTGCGGCGTGCCCACGCTGGCCATCGATACCGAACAGCCCACCTTGCTGCAGATGGCGCGCATGCTCGGTCACTTCGCGCAGATGCGGGGCTAG
- a CDS encoding DUF4381 domain-containing protein — MLWLAEPAKMASIADLRDIPAPPPVSWMPQTAGWWVVGGVLLAGLLVFLFLRWRAWRRNRYRREARAELAAIEQAMADPATRAAALMAIPALVKRTVLAWAPRAQVGPMSGEAWLRYLDRTYPAGGFSQGPGRQLDELAYGQGTIAHDELASLMALLHQWIDGHVAA; from the coding sequence ATGCTTTGGCTTGCCGAGCCCGCCAAGATGGCGTCCATCGCCGATCTCAGGGACATTCCCGCGCCGCCGCCGGTTTCCTGGATGCCGCAGACCGCGGGTTGGTGGGTCGTCGGGGGCGTCCTCCTGGCGGGGCTTCTGGTCTTCCTGTTCCTGCGCTGGCGCGCCTGGCGACGCAACCGCTATCGCCGTGAGGCACGCGCCGAGCTGGCCGCCATCGAGCAGGCCATGGCCGATCCCGCCACCCGTGCGGCGGCGCTGATGGCCATCCCGGCACTGGTGAAACGGACCGTGCTTGCCTGGGCGCCACGGGCACAGGTGGGGCCGATGAGCGGCGAGGCGTGGCTGCGTTATCTGGACCGTACCTATCCCGCGGGTGGCTTCTCGCAGGGACCGGGCCGACAGCTCGATGAGCTGGCCTATGGGCAGGGCACGATCGCCCATGACGAGCTGGCGTCGCTCATGGCCTTGCTGCACCAATGGATCGACGGCCATGTTGCAGCTTGA
- a CDS encoding vWA domain-containing protein, translated as MLQLEYPWLLVVLPLPLLVWWLLPPYGERTRAVRVPFFDELAEATGQKPARGAVVLRGNWLRRVLAPLCWALVVLALAGPQRLEPPVERTEAARDLLLAIDLSGSMATPDFLDPQGQCISRLDAVKGVVDDFIGRRATDRIGLIVFGTNAFPQAPLTLDHVAVRELLEELRVGMAGEQTAIGDAIGVAVKMTAHSQQRERVLILLTDGNDTAGRIPAGTAADIAKANHIVIHTIGIGDPNAKGENRVDLDALERIAAATGGRSFRGENREQLADIYALLDRMTPSKVKHSVYRPKVKLYYLPLGAALLLMVVYHLLMLGVFAPLTRKRVGASVSPEPSEG; from the coding sequence ATGTTGCAGCTTGAGTATCCCTGGCTGCTGGTCGTGCTGCCCTTGCCGCTGTTGGTGTGGTGGCTGCTGCCGCCCTACGGGGAGCGCACGCGCGCGGTTCGCGTGCCTTTCTTCGACGAACTCGCCGAAGCGACGGGGCAGAAGCCGGCGCGCGGAGCGGTCGTGCTGCGAGGCAATTGGTTGCGCCGCGTGCTGGCGCCGCTGTGCTGGGCGCTGGTGGTGCTTGCGCTGGCAGGCCCCCAGCGACTGGAGCCGCCGGTTGAACGTACCGAGGCGGCGCGCGATCTGCTGCTCGCCATCGATCTCTCCGGATCCATGGCCACGCCGGACTTCCTCGATCCGCAGGGCCAGTGTATTTCCCGCCTGGACGCGGTGAAAGGTGTCGTGGACGATTTCATCGGACGCCGCGCCACCGACCGCATCGGGCTCATCGTCTTCGGCACCAACGCTTTTCCCCAGGCGCCGCTGACGCTGGACCACGTGGCCGTGCGCGAGCTGCTGGAAGAACTGCGTGTGGGCATGGCGGGCGAGCAGACCGCCATTGGCGACGCCATCGGCGTGGCGGTGAAGATGACCGCGCACTCGCAGCAACGCGAGCGCGTGCTGATCCTGTTGACCGACGGCAACGATACCGCCGGCCGGATTCCCGCGGGCACGGCCGCTGATATCGCCAAGGCCAACCATATCGTCATCCATACCATCGGCATCGGCGATCCGAACGCCAAGGGCGAGAACCGGGTGGACCTGGATGCGCTCGAGCGCATTGCCGCGGCCACCGGCGGGCGCAGTTTTCGCGGCGAAAACCGCGAGCAGCTGGCCGACATCTATGCCTTGCTCGACCGCATGACGCCCAGCAAGGTGAAGCACTCGGTCTACCGGCCCAAGGTCAAGCTGTACTACCTGCCGCTGGGCGCGGCCTTGCTGCTGATGGTCGTCTATCACCTGCTGATGCTCGGCGTTTTCGCGCCCCTCACGCGCAAGCGTGTTGGCGCATCGGTGTCGCCTGAGCCATCGGAGGGCTGA
- a CDS encoding VWA domain-containing protein, whose translation MDQGFHFIRPLWLLLLPLGPLLLWWWQRRNDPLQRWKGMIAPHLLAHLVVGDSEHWRPRPIHLVCAVIVVGSIACAGPTWERESPPFAEDRAPMMVAMDLSPAMNAMDVSPTRLERAKQKVRDLMALRVGGRTGLIVYTNTAHMVLPPTDDAGLMEMFLSALSTDLLPAKGLNAGAALTLADRLLDAEHDPGTIVFFTSGFDDTQIPAFVAHRQHSRQQVLMLAVGTTRGGPLRTAHGGEQTGEDGSPVVAKLDDKALQRLASQAHIPLASITTNNADMQWVQREAVHHLQIVNDKSSVHWKEYGYYLCYPLVLLALLWFRRGWMVRWVFVLGFAGLGALPTPAAAADGHVADWFFTPDQQGRWYYEHRDFGRAAEHFQNPYWKGWALYQHGRYDEAQKVFDTLPGPDAKLMSGNSYARQFEYQEAIDAYNEALRMRHPFPEAEANLRLMVKLMKQRAEVPPETEDDDTKPDKIKKDKEGNKGNKMDQVMGQRPIQLPADVWMRNLSVSPAEFLRTKFSIENGTSAPPVPAPATSSPEPSP comes from the coding sequence ATGGATCAGGGCTTCCACTTCATCCGTCCGCTGTGGCTGCTGCTGTTGCCGCTCGGTCCGCTGCTGCTGTGGTGGTGGCAGCGGCGCAACGACCCGCTGCAACGCTGGAAGGGCATGATCGCGCCGCATCTGCTGGCCCATCTGGTGGTGGGCGACAGTGAGCACTGGCGGCCGCGACCCATCCACCTCGTTTGCGCCGTCATCGTCGTCGGCAGCATCGCCTGTGCCGGACCGACGTGGGAGCGCGAGTCGCCGCCGTTCGCCGAGGACCGGGCGCCGATGATGGTGGCCATGGACTTGTCGCCGGCCATGAATGCCATGGATGTTTCGCCGACGCGGCTGGAGCGTGCGAAGCAAAAGGTGCGTGACCTGATGGCATTGCGGGTGGGCGGGCGCACCGGCCTCATCGTGTACACCAACACCGCGCATATGGTGTTGCCGCCCACGGACGATGCCGGCCTGATGGAGATGTTTCTTTCGGCACTGAGCACCGACCTGCTGCCGGCCAAGGGGCTCAACGCAGGTGCCGCGCTGACACTGGCCGACCGGTTGCTGGACGCCGAGCACGACCCTGGCACCATCGTGTTCTTCACCAGTGGATTCGACGACACGCAGATTCCCGCGTTTGTCGCGCATCGCCAGCATTCGCGGCAACAGGTGCTGATGCTTGCCGTGGGTACCACCAGGGGTGGCCCCCTGCGCACGGCCCATGGCGGCGAGCAGACCGGGGAGGACGGCTCCCCGGTGGTGGCCAAGCTCGACGACAAGGCACTGCAGCGCCTCGCGTCGCAGGCGCATATTCCGCTGGCGAGCATCACCACGAACAACGCCGACATGCAGTGGGTGCAGCGCGAGGCTGTGCATCACCTGCAGATCGTCAACGACAAGTCGTCCGTGCACTGGAAGGAGTATGGCTATTACCTGTGCTACCCGCTGGTGTTGTTGGCCCTGCTCTGGTTCCGCCGTGGCTGGATGGTGCGATGGGTCTTCGTGCTCGGCTTCGCCGGGCTGGGCGCGTTGCCGACGCCGGCGGCCGCGGCAGACGGGCATGTGGCGGACTGGTTCTTCACGCCGGACCAGCAGGGGCGCTGGTACTACGAACACCGGGATTTCGGCCGCGCCGCGGAACATTTCCAGAACCCTTACTGGAAAGGCTGGGCCCTGTACCAGCACGGGCGCTACGACGAGGCACAGAAGGTCTTCGACACCCTGCCGGGGCCGGACGCGAAGTTGATGTCGGGCAACAGCTATGCGCGCCAGTTCGAATACCAGGAGGCCATCGACGCCTATAACGAAGCGCTGCGCATGCGTCACCCGTTTCCCGAGGCGGAAGCCAACCTGCGCCTGATGGTCAAGCTGATGAAGCAGCGGGCGGAGGTGCCACCGGAAACCGAAGACGACGACACCAAGCCCGACAAAATCAAGAAAGACAAGGAAGGCAATAAGGGCAACAAGATGGACCAGGTCATGGGCCAGCGACCCATCCAGCTGCCGGCGGATGTATGGATGCGCAACCTGAGCGTGTCGCCCGCCGAGTTCCTGCGTACCAAGTTCAGTATCGAGAACGGCACATCGGCGCCACCTGTGCCGGCACCCGCGACAAGTTCGCCGGAGCCATCGCCATGA